The Rosa chinensis cultivar Old Blush chromosome 7, RchiOBHm-V2, whole genome shotgun sequence DNA segment AGCTACGAGTTTGccttctggcgcgattccctttccggaaagctgAAGTGCGTCCCGATCGGACTCCGGaggcccatttcacgtctactagtcCCTTTTCGGTTTCCACCcttagcacgatccaattgttcttgaaattggaccgCTATCTGTTCTACATCATCAAAATAGTCGATCCTCGATCTAAACACTGAATGCAGGAAAGATAAGAGCATTTTTAGTATGTGATGCCTAATTACATTCAAAAAGtaattaatttttgaagaaaTAGAGCCAGCTAAAATGAGCATGGAACAATCATGGACCTAAACACTGAATGCAAGAAAAAAATGTCTTCACTTTTTCTGTTACAACAACCTCCATGGACCGATCAATTTTTGAATCTTGAAGTTGTTGGATAAGAGCCTTAATTCGAATCCATTTCTAACATAACTTTCTGAATTTTCTTGCATCATTACCTTTAGCtttgcttttaaagatacaggTGAATTGTGTTctaaatttatatatttgttaGGAACCACACCAAAACCTAGTTTCCCATAGAACGTCCTTTCTTTTTCGGCAGTAACAGTAACATTTGCAAAATAGGAACTGTAAGGTTTGCTATTATAGGTCGGTAACATTTGAGATGTCGATCAATTGTCGATTCTCCGCATTGTATTCCGTTTTGATATTTGCAGTGTTGATAATATGCTTTGTACATTGCATATTCCTATCTAGAATTTTTGCTAGGGATAGTAAGTTAGTGTCAATCTTAGTCCTCAAGCCAATCCTTCCCACTTAAATTCTAAGTTTCCAACACCAACCAGACTCACCCATTTTCATATCCACCTTCGCAAACACAACcccaaaccaaatcaaaccTAAAATTCTTACTGGCGATTCAGTGGGAGTTCAAAAACTGTTTGGTAACTTAAATTTTAGAAACGCTAATTGTCAGGAGCTAGCAGTGTACGTAGAATCATAATATATCCTCCTAGGCTCCTATagttctcttctctcttcagGAAGTTGTTCTGTCCACTCAACTAGGAAAGAAGAATGTCaagccaaaacagaaaacctCCTAAAACAACGAATGTCATCGGAATACGTACAGTGCAGACAAGAGAAAACGATCTCTATAATTCCCACAattaggtaaaaaaaaaaaaaaaactaacgaTGTCCTGACTCCTGAATAATTGAAAATTATTAGGAAGgcataaacaagaaaataataaaacaatTCTTTAGAACTTGCTTCCACAGGATTCTTTACAGTTATTTGTAAGCAGAACCTAAAGCTAGACCTTCCATAGTATATTAGGTTCGAGCCTCCTTATGGCAGAAGTACCATGATGAAATCCCTCCCCGTCATTGACTAATGAGTAGACATCCCAACCGCCACCTTTCCAATAGGAATAATAAACTGCCGGGACATGAGCGACTCTCCAATGATCTTCTCCATCATCTGGATGTAGTGGCATGATTAATTCATCTGGCATATCGAAAAATTCAAGCAACTTCAAACTGGTTAAGAATTCAATGCCATATGGGACCTTCTTCAACAATTTACAGCGTTGGATAATAAGCTTTTCTAGACAAGGCATTGCTCCCTTATCTATCTTTACCAATTGAAGTTCTTCTAATTTATCAATACCTAGTAACTTCAGATTTGGAAACCCTCCTGCCTCAAAATGCAAGCTTTCCCCATCATAAACTTGTAGGAGTTCAAGATGTACCAAATTTGGCAAGCGTTGAAGATGGACAACAGGATCTTCCTTCAACCGACTCCATTTTAGAAACAGTCGGACCAGGTTTTGAAGAGAAGAAATCCAGTGTGGTAAGTTTTCTAAACGACCTGTCAAGTACAGTCGCTGAAGAAATTCAGGAGCACAAGAAATATGGCTCAGATCAATTGTCCCTTCCTTCTCTCCTGAAGATACAGACAATGCGCGAAGGTTTTTCATCTTTTGAATGGATAAACATAAGGCTAGTCCATCTTCTTCTCTCAACTTTAAAATGCCTAACCTCCTTAGTTGAGTCAATCTTTCAAGGTCTGCCATTAAAGCACCATTGTCTTGATTTGCCTCTATTTTACACAGCTTTTGGAGATTTTCCAAGCCACATATTCCTGCAGGAACCTTAACTCCATATTTGGAATTAAAGCGTGCATAAGACTCAACTTCATAACGATATACCAGGAGATGGCGAAGTTGCTTGAGATTCAAAATCTCAGCTGGCAATTCAACGACATGGGAGTGTTTAAGGTCCAGAGTCTGTAAGTATCTTAGCTTCTTGATGGAGGTTGGAATTTGTTTCACCTTGCTACTCCTCAGGCTAAGAAACCTGAGAAGAACCAGCTTGACAACCTCTTTTGGAAAGACCTCTATATGTGCACCTTGCAAGTCTAATACAGTAAGCAACTGAAGACCTATAGGAAATAATTTTGGTATGGAAAAGTCAGAAAGTGAACCTTCTACCCCAAAGATGAGTAAAGAGCGAAGTGTGGATGGAGTCCTCTTCGTTTGTACATTCTGCACCGAGTTAACTATTGATAGTCTTCGAACTTTTTCTGGCCACACTATATCTTTCTCTTTCTCCATTGCTGCAAAATTTTGCTCTTTGGACTTTGAAATGACAATCTCTCGTAAAACATTGTGGATACGATATGATTTGACTCTCCCATCAGTTGCTGTTTCTGCTGCCTGAATCAAACTTCTGTCCCATAGCTCCTTAAGGTAACTCTCTGCAACTTCTTCTGGTGTCTTTCCTTCCATTTCGATCAGAAATCCTTCAGCTAACCATAACCGAATTAATCTCATACGCTCAATTCTGTAGAGATCAGGAAAGATGCTCAAATACAAGAAACACGATTTCAGCTGGTAAGGTAAATCACTGAAACTGAGATACAGTAATTTCTTCATATTGTCAAGATGATCATTTTCCTGAATCTCGGCACCAATACTTGTACAAATAGCAGTCCATTCATCTACAATCCTCTTGTCTTTTGCAGCTAGAACAGCGCCAATTGCTACAATTGCTAGGGGCAGTCCTCCACATTTGCTTAAGATGCAGTCACAAATGCTCTTCAAGTTTGGCGGGCATGAGTCTGCCTGAAATGTCTTCTTGTATAAAAGAGACCGAGACTCTTCTACAGATAAGGGCTCTAAAAGGTAGATCATACCTTGCTTCCCCAAGCAAGAGGCATGTGCTACTGCATGATTACGAGTAGTGAGCATTACTCGACTACCAAGTTTGTTATTGGGGATTGAATGATTTATCACATCCCAAGCATCTATGTGCCATAaatcatcaagaacaatcaGGTACCTACTTTGCTGCAGCAATTTTTTGATTCTCTCACGTAGCTGGTTGTTGTCCATGctatcaacctcttcctcaggTGGTTTATGAATAACTTGGAAGATGTTATGAATCATGAGTCTTAGGAGCTGGTTCATATTGACTGACTGAGAAACAGTGATCCAGGCGTGAACCTTAAAGTGTTTCTTAACCTTGGGATCCTCATACACTTGCTTAACCAAGGTAGTTTTCCCCAATCCTCCCATCCCAACCACTGATAACACCTGGCGTCCTGGCTCATGCTTCATAAGCAACTCGATCAGCTGTTTTTTAGGCTCCCTGATTGCCACAAGATCAGCTGCTTCCAGTAAGAGGGCATCCCCTTGACCAAAGTGACGTTGCCCAATCCGACGAGAAGAGGTGGAGTCAGCTTCGCCAACAAGATTGTATGCGTCACGTCTCTCTCTGAGGCTTCTGACTTTGGAGTTTAGCCCTTCAATATCAGCAGCAATTTCATGGCaaactttccatttctttaTGATGCAAGTAAGCTTCTTAAGTGAAGTACGAAAGCCACGCAGGGGGTCATTGGAATAGGAAAGCCTGAATTTATCCAGGGCATCTTCCATCTCATGAGCCACTTCTCTGACTTGTTTGACCCACACTTTGAGTTGAGGGTCACCGTCTTCCCTTGCATCAGCAACCCTTAAGAACGCCTGAATGCGCTCTAATTCATTAACCATGTCCTTGACCTGTGCTTGGATCCCTGACAATAGGTTCACCTCTCCTTCCAGTAGTGACTTGACCTTGCCAACTAAAAAGGTCACTACACTTTCTGCCATTTCTTTTTGTAGTGCTATTTGGCTTTtgtttttctgggtttctgaACAGATAATATGTCTGTGCTAGGAGAAAAGGTTTTTGTCTTATGTTTGAGCTGATATTGTTGAGTGATCTTTCATGGGGAAGCCTTCTCTTTTTAAACTTgtgtcaaaagtcaaaaccatCTACCATCAGGGTCAACTGCTGCGACATTTTCCAAAGAAATCATCTAGTTTCCCAATACTGTGTAGTTGTCTCTTCTTTTTTATCCATTGGTATTAGCACTGCTTCAAAGAAATTGTCAAGATGCTCATTTGGTCTTCTATACCTGCATCTCAAATTTCTCATTACCTTGAATGTTCCTTAATTCCTTTGTAAACTTCCTggcaattttcttagtttaacTTAATAATCTAATAACCAGATCACATTGTTCTATCTGTATTTAATAATAAACAAATCTCGATGGAAAGAAACGTTCTAACCAACtactgcaaattttgtagcatCATCATATATAGCTAAAGCTTTAGAAATATATCAACCTCAACTGTCAGCATTGATTATTCTGACTCAGCTCATCTCCTCGATCAAGTTGTTCTAACCAACTACTGCAAATTTTCTAGCATCATATATAGCGAAAGCtttagaaatatatatatatatatatatatagaggcccgatctacagcggacgtccgcactttcgctaaagtgcggacggtgACACAGCAGGCTGTTCCAGGCAGCGAAGACGGCGTGGAGCTTGCCGGACGGAGGCTTCCCAGACGCGTCTGGGCAGCGATTGAGGTCGGAGCaggtcggggttgcaggtttctgggcagcgaccCGACCTGccgacctgcaactgcaacctcgtcgccggcgactccaccctaCTGCAGACAGGTCCGTCCGACATGCTCCGCCGCTCCGTCGTGCCCCGAGCAGAGCTGCTgcgtcgccgtccgcactttagcgaaagtgcgaaCGTCCGCTCTCGATCCtctccgtatatatatatatatatatatatatatatatatatatagtccgtCTCCGCTACGGACGTCCGTACCTTTTCTTAGGTACAGATTTCCCGTTTTcccccactttccggccacattttcacatcttaaccgttcagtttttaggtcataatgtatagatcacctctgcaaaatttcatccaatttggtgatcgttaaggcatccaaaactgcaatttaccattataaatacaaacggttccggtttgacagattcggtccgttcgtgtaaattgcaattttggatgtcttaacgatcagcaaattagctgaaaatttgcagaggtgatctatacattaggacctaaaaactgaacggttaagatgtaaaaatgtagccggaaagtggtcgaaaacaggaaatctgtaccgaaatttcggtacgaacgtccgcacctgagaaatattctctatatatatatatatatatatatatatatatatatctgctcAACTtgaatatacacacacacacatactatAAGAAATTAATATCAGTATGTTGTCAAGTTGTCAGACTTAACCAGTAATCAAGCTAATCAAATGGGTTTTCCACAGCTTGTACCTTTGGCAGCAAGGAACATAAAATAGGGACAAAGGTTTTAAAATATACGGTATTCCATAGGAAATGGAATTGATAATTTCTTAATCTAATGGGAAACTAGTTACGCCAATCATGATTGCACTTTCCTGGAATAACTTGGCCCGATCGAGTTGAACATTAATTAATTTCTACACAAGCCCCAATTGCTTTGCCCACACGTAACCCTCAAGATATTGTACAAGGCCAAATCAAACGCTTACATGTTGAACACTGACAAACAAAGCTCCATTTATATTTGGCAGTGAAAAGAGAACTACAAAAAAGGACCAAAGAGGAAAAGATGGGCGCTCATTCAAACAAAGCTATAAAGACCAAAGAGGAAAATTGAGATATCTATTCTAGTAGCGCATGTTGAACACTCTAACATACATCTCATCTCGATTGAAATTGTTCTTAATTAACAGGTTACCAACTAGATCAAACAAGGTATGGACATTTTTGATCTGATAAAAACTATATAAtataaaatgaaacaaattaggACTAAAAAACAAAGCATCACAACTAATTGGAAATTGGTGTTGGCATAAGCATCGCATCATCATGTGAATGTGAATTAGATACGGATACCTGCTACGATCGACCTTTTAAAGGCCTCGAAGCACAGCAACAAGATGCTTGCTCGTTCCTCCGATCAACCGAAACTGCTCATTCGTCTACTACTCTTCTAGTTCACATCCACACCACTTGATCTTGAGAGCAGCAAGAATAATGTGGGTCGATGTGATACTGATAACTAGCTACATGGAAGGTTATGTTGAGGGCCGGTATAGAACGTACTATATATGAATTGTCCTGAAATGAGTGGAAGTGCTGGAAGAAAGAAGTCGTAAATTAGGCTACATTCAAACACTGAGGTAAGCTATcctttgaaatttcatttcgCGCTGAAAGAGCGTTGTTTTAACTCAGATACGAGAAACACACAAAGGCCTCACCTGGGAGTCATAGAGGTTAATTGGCATTAGCTTTGGTGTATACTGTGTACCGGCCATATGCGAATAAGTATAAAGCCATACTCGTATCTTAggccaaaaccaaaccaagcctATTATCTAATAATTAAGAACACCTTGTCCTCGAAGAAAAAACCGTCCCAACAATCTAGTTGCCCAAACACGCACTTggttttacaaggaaaaagaaaactcGATGATCACCCAATGGACCCATGCATGACCAACTCAGTACCAAAGAGACTTGATCCCAGTAACTATCCACATCACAATTGCCCAAACCTCCTGCCACCAACTCGAATCAAATTGTAACTGTGGGAGTGGTCAACTTTTGTTGCGCCcacaattaaggcgattaacttTGCAATTAGCATGGAGATAAATTCCAGTCATGAATGCAGCGATTATTACAGCATTAACCACGATAATAACTACGCGCAATGATTACGGTTATGAATGCGCAATGAATGACCGTCGTAAATGAGTCATGATTAACCATTGTTAATACAAGAACAAATGAATGCGACCATGAAGACGGGAATAATGACGGCTTGTTCcccaagtaagtcatcgcctatataaaggcgGCTCGACGTCAAAGTAAATCATCTCATTCCGACTTGTTTTACTCCACTAGACTAAGAaacatactgacttaggcatcagagggttttttgcaggtaccccccccctctagaggtggcaaacgggccgggccggcccggcccattttaggCAGGCCTAGCCGTGCTTGGGctggcccatttattatcgtgccgggctcgtgctggcccatttacttaaacattaagcccggtccggcccatggcccgagcccatatcgtgccgggccgtgctcgtgccgggtcaataaacgGGTCGtactcgtgcctacccactataaagcactattttaaaatcttaatttgaataaataaaaattaattttatttaactatttagaaaattaaaataaattaagttctacaatatttttcttaatcttagctttttaagattagttttctaatattttatatattccactacaagaaagaaagaaaaaaataactcaaaatatattgcttgtaatatattattgtgagattaatctttattaatataatgaagatttagtatcatattattctttccttcattctatagttgtattattatgagattagaaaaaatactttatgtcaaaactaggatataatgttttatttcactattttgacaatataaagaaatagcattggtggaattgtaataagattttaaataaagaggtctaatattcaaatctcatcattgtggtttttaaatatttttaaaaacaaaatgaaattttgtgtttgtaacgggccggtccacaatatgtcgtgctcgggccgggccaatattcctaggcccaacccggcccgttattctaacgtgctcgggtcgtgcagggccactaacgggcttgggccgtgctcgtgcttagcggcccgtttgccacctctactccCCTCCTactcgagccgacggtcaaactctgAGTCAACGCTTAAAGGAGGTgaagttttattttaattttttttttaatttttttttttttatcgagatcacacGGTTCCTTAAAAAATTTCTAGgtccagagactaatccgtgctgGAAGATCATGTCCGAACGCTTCCTCCCTcttggccaccaagaatagatTGTAATTTAACTCCAATCGGTGTCGGCGAAATTCAaacccgggtgtgggggttccacacttGGAGGTTCTTACCAACTTGACCACAATGCTATAACTGATTTGAGCTGATCGAGTGATAACCCTACTTTTATATGTGATGACGTTCTATTGGCCAGTAGGACGGTTAGTGAAAAGTCTCCCATCAAAAGCAGAACAAATCATATGTGGACTatacatgtttctcaaataagACACACACGGCattaccaaaaataaaaataaaaataagacaCACTCGGCAGTGGAGAACTACTTGATAATTTCTCGTATtgaaaagacaagaaaaaaaattctcattagAGAGCCAGAGGATAAGTGCAAGATTCTTCAGTAGTCCCCAATTCAACACATGCTATCTTTGATAATCTGATTGCTCCATGTAATCTTAATTGGGgacgggtttttttttttggggggctACATGCACGTATAGACATCCTGGGGATTAAAAACAGAGACATGTAATAGTGTCTAACCACACAGTAGTTACAACTTACAACATTTAAGTAGAGAGATGGATTTCGCGGCCAATCATTTCAAAACTGGTGCGGCTGCTTTCCCAATCGATTCAAATCTGACTTACTTACCAAATTGGAGCCCAACATCAGTTGTTGTGATTAACCAAggttaatttcttcttctctctttggtTGCTCCACTTTATTCCAATCTTAATGTTGCCTGGAATTCTTCAATTATAATTCCAAGTGATCCATTTCCTTTCCTCATTGCATCTACATATCACTTTCGTTGGGTTATCACTTTCCACAAAACGTATCTGGAATCCAGATTCTGCACTCGGAATCGCCAACTCCCACATTTTCTGTAATGCCCACCATGTGTATGAGAAATGTCCTCTGTGGAAATGCATGATCCAAAAGATGATATTACTGCTATGTTTACCCAATTCTGCAAAATCCAGTTTTGTATTCtatcttaatttttttatttattgggTTTGGGTCTTAGTAATTCGATACCATTATTTACTTAACTTACAGTCTAAGGAAAATCCTAATTTGTGGTGCATTTGCTGCAGATACTACAGATATAAAAGATTGTGTACTTTTCGAAACTCTCTTCAGAATTGAGTCCGGTGCGGAACATAAGAAGACGGTGAAATGGGAGCCTCCAGTGGGCCAAGGCTTTCCGGAATGCAGAGACAAGTACTTAGTCTATACAGAGGGTTCTTGCGGGCAGCTCGTTTAAAATCTGCTGAAGATCGACACAAGATTGAGTCACTTGTGTCAAATGAGTTCCGCCACAATGCCAAGAATGTAGACCGCAAGAATTTTCTTTACATTGAGTACTTGGTTCGCCGTGGAAGGAAACAGCTTGATCAGCTCAAGAGCCCTGATACTGTTGGATTATCAGCTCTGAATGTGAGTCGTTTCCCACAAACAAAACATCCTACTTATTGAAGTAAGTGATTTATATATTTGTATCTTCTTGTTGAGCTAGATTTAATTTCATCCGTCTTTTAAAAAGAGtagtgaaggaaaaaaaaaatagttgatctGAAACAATATTTAGGAATTCTAAATTGTGCAATATTTGATGGACATGGTCCTATATTGATTACCTTTGTTATCATAATAATATCTTAGAGTGGCTTTATTGTTATCATAATAATATCTTCTGTTACTCGGTAATTTCATTGGAGTTGAGAAACTGTTTGGTATATCAAATTCTAGAAATATTGTCGGGAGCAGGGTAGGATACTACACCCTCCTTATCTAAATGAAGTGTTTTCTGTCATTTGGTAGTTTCAGTGGAGTTGAGAAACTGTTTGGTATATCGAATTCTAGAAATACTAACTGTTGGGAGCAGGGTATGATCATAACACCGTTTTCTTAACAGCTTCACAAAATCAGTCTACTGGATGAGGAGATAATGAGTTGAAGCCAAAAGGGATACTGTGAATGAGATTCTCTTCAGCAAAACCTCATGTACCTACAACCTCCAAAAACAATGatacccagaagaagaaaacttGCTCTTTACATTAGTTACACCTACATACTGGACAATGATTACCAAGGCTTAAAAGAATTGAAGAATTACAAATTAAGCAAATAGAAAACCTCATATCCTTGCAGCGCTAGAAGTTGAGTCATTAGAAGTTACAGGGAAAGATTCTCTACAGTTCTTTATAAGCAGATCCCTAAACTACACCTTCCACAGAATACTACGTTCAAGCCTCCTCACAGCAGAAGTACCCGAATTAGAACTCTCCCCTTCATTGACTAATGAATAGACGTCCCAACCCCCACCTCTCCAATAGGAATAATAAACTGCTGGAACATGAGCAACTTTCCAATGATCTTCTCCACCATCTGGATGTAGTGGCATGATTAATTCATCTGGCATATCGAAAAATTCAAGCAGCTTTAAATTGGTTAAATGTTCAATGCCAGATGGGACCTTCTTCAACAATTTACACCGCTGGATAATTAGCTTTTCTAGACAAGGCATTGCTCCCTCCTCTATGGTTACTGATTGTAGCTCATCCAATTTATCAATACCTAATAACTTCAGACTTGGAAACCCTCCTGCCTCAAAACGCAAGCTTCCTCCATCATAAACTTGTAGCAGTTCAAGGTGTACCAGGTTTGGCAAACCCTGAAGATGTAATAGAGGATCCTCCTTCAACCGACTCCATTTTAAAAACAGTCTGACCAGGTTTTGAAGAGAAGAAATCCAGTGTGGTAACTTTTCTAAACGACCTGTCAAGTAGAGTCGCTGAAGAAATGGAGGAGCACGAGAAATGTGGCTAAGATCAATTATCTTGTCCTTCTCTGTTGAAGATACAGAGAACGAGCGAAGATTGGTCATATTTTGGATGGACGAGCATAAGGTGACCCCATCTtcgtttttcaacttgaaaatgcCTAACCTCCTTAGTTGGTTCATTTTCCCGAGCTCTGCCATTAAAGCACCATTGTCTTCATTTGCCTCTATAAAGCAGAGCTTTTGGAGCAATTGCAAGCCACATATTCTTGCAGGGACCTTAACTCCTTTTCTGGCATTGAAGCGTGCGTATGACTCAACCTCATAACGATACACCAGGAGATGACGAAGTCGCTTGAGATTCAAAATCTCAGAAGGTAATTCAACAACTTGTGAGTGTTTAAGATCCAAGGTCTCCAGGTATTGTAGCTTCTTGATGGAGCCTGGAATTTGTTTCACCTTTGTATGCCTCAAGCTAAGATACCTGAGAAGAAGAAGCTTGACAACCACTCTTGGAAACATATCCAGATGTGCACCTTGTAAGTCTAATACTGTAAGCAGCTGAACACCTGTAGGAAACAATTTTGGTATGGAAAAATCAGTAAGTGAATCTTCTACCCCAAAAACGAGCAAAGAACGAAGTTGAGA contains these protein-coding regions:
- the LOC112176062 gene encoding disease resistance protein RPM1, whose amino-acid sequence is MAESVVTFLVGKVKSLLEGEVNLLSGIQAQVKDMVNELERIQAFLRVADAREDGDPQLKVWVKQVREVAHEMEDALDKFRLSYSNDPLRGFRTSLKKLTCIIKKWKVCHEIAADIEGLNSKVRSLRERRDAYNLVGEADSTSSRRIGQRHFGQGDALLLEAADLVAIREPKKQLIELLMKHEPGRQVLSVVGMGGLGKTTLVKQVYEDPKVKKHFKVHAWITVSQSVNMNQLLRLMIHNIFQVIHKPPEEEVDSMDNNQLRERIKKLLQQSRYLIVLDDLWHIDAWDVINHSIPNNKLGSRVMLTTRNHAVAHASCLGKQGMIYLLEPLSVEESRSLLYKKTFQADSCPPNLKSICDCILSKCGGLPLAIVAIGAVLAAKDKRIVDEWTAICTSIGAEIQENDHLDNMKKLLYLSFSDLPYQLKSCFLYLSIFPDLYRIERMRLIRLWLAEGFLIEMEGKTPEEVAESYLKELWDRSLIQAAETATDGRVKSYRIHNVLREIVISKSKEQNFAAMEKEKDIVWPEKVRRLSIVNSVQNVQTKRTPSTLRSLLIFGVEGSLSDFSIPKLFPIGLQLLTVLDLQGAHIEVFPKEVVKLVLLRFLSLRSSKVKQIPTSIKKLRYLQTLDLKHSHVVELPAEILNLKQLRHLLVYRYEVESYARFNSKYGVKVPAGICGLENLQKLCKIEANQDNGALMADLERLTQLRRLGILKLREEDGLALCLSIQKMKNLRALSVSSGEKEGTIDLSHISCAPEFLQRLYLTGRLENLPHWISSLQNLVRLFLKWSRLKEDPVVHLQRLPNLVHLELLQVYDGESLHFEAGGFPNLKLLGIDKLEELQLVKIDKGAMPCLEKLIIQRCKLLKKVPYGIEFLTSLKLLEFFDMPDELIMPLHPDDGEDHWRVAHVPAVYYSYWKGGGWDVYSLVNDGEGFHHGTSAIRRLEPNILWKV
- the LOC112176975 gene encoding succinate dehydrogenase assembly factor 1, mitochondrial isoform X1, whose amino-acid sequence is MGASSGPRLSGMQRQVLSLYRGFLRAARLKSAEDRHKIESLVSNEFRHNAKNVDRKNFLYIEYLVRRGRKQLDQLKSPDTVGLSALNLHKISLLDEEIMS
- the LOC112176975 gene encoding succinate dehydrogenase assembly factor 1, mitochondrial isoform X2; protein product: MGASSGPRLSGMQRQVLSLYRGFLRAARLKSAEDRHKIESLVSNEFRHNAKNVDRKNFLYIEYLVRRGRKQLDQLKSPDTVGLSALNVSRFPQTKHPTY